taccaaaggtgtcatggactttgaagactctcaaactcaggacgaaagggagaaacatgctaagaggaaggcaccttcggcaaaccctcaccgtgatcaactcctgcctggaaacctatgtccccactggaaggatgtgtggatccagaattggcctccagagtcacttacggactcgctGTTAAGActgtattcatggaagacaatcttgcctAGCTACGCGGGATCGCCAGAGAAGATGACTCTTAATTGGCTGCCTAGGCCTGGCAGaagagaaaagttttcagcaagcgTTTAAAAGTTGGCAACAGAAGGCAACAacggggccaccaggtggcacgttggaagatggccgacaataacatctctctgacccatcgaGGTgattaaggggctgctatgggaagtatgcagccttccccCGACCCCAGGATAATGGGGACGCCCTgtcttgccagcggtgttcacaatgcaccccctgatccgagagatgggggtgccgaacacttggcacaagccctcggtgaagtcagctcttcctgacgccgattccaattagcacgtgctggttgcttcagctcggaTTTATATTTGGAAGATTTATGATTGGAAATAAggctgaagcacatacatcaagtaaagCTCGACGATAaggctgctgattaatggatctctgtgaccgggagtgacggatggataagtaaatcttctgatgaattaACACTAGGAGACTGTATatttggaacgaaggggggggtggaggaaaagacccttttttcctttttgtataaTGTGATAAAATAACCCCTCACCCCAGAAATAAATAAGATCATCGCGTTTTTATTATCATAAGCAGGactttaagaactgtgtgggaatggattacaacaggagagaagaATGGTaacggtgagaaagaggaaatttctatgacgcagttaaaaaatggcgtctcaccaagacaggcttgccggagaaagaaggacagggggaggagaatcaggactgTTTGAAAGAGAAGGAGTACTGGAATGTAAGTTGGACCTGACAGAGCCCCCTGATCTATCTGATTTATTTGGCAAGCcggagaaaaaacaaaggacagaccgaaatttaattttgtttatggaagaactgaacagaggctgtccctggcttttgaagagtacaaaacccacacagaaacgtcagttttcagtctgcttgtgagaatcatcagagatcgcaaagaaaggaatatatgatgataacaacaagatgaagaagaaagtaataaaggactattcGGATTGAACTGGATtgaactgtctaattaaagcagtaaaataagtgatgcCTGGAGTTATCCGGAACTTTGGACTCGTgccgagcttgatgtatgggtaccctcaaaaaaaaattaaaatttggctgtataatttggaactaatgtgatttgaacaatgtgatgtgattggcctgttaataaaaattattttcaaaaaaacaaacaaaccagaaggcAACAACAGAATATAAGCAaagtgttccacaggactgggccgatGACACTAAAGGCTGTTTTTCCACTGTTGTCAAATAAACCTCACCAACTCAGGGAGCTTGCCTGGTTTCAGTAGGCAGGAAGTTCCAGACTGTAGTTGCTGCCATGTTTGAAATATAATTCCTTTCAAGTGGAGACTGAGTGGCACTTGTAAAAAGTCAGTTCTACAGATCAAGGTGGTTGAGTGGGCATATGTGAGGTAAGGTGAACCTTCAAGTAAACGAGTCCCAAGTTGTTATGGGTTTTATATACCAATAGTAACATCTTGAATTGTTCCACATacagattggcagccagtgcagatcttttaagcagaggtgtaATTGTCATTAATTCTACttatattgatccagagcagaactccagtgtatagttagcagagtaaaaacttaaacacgttgcagaatTCACAAAAAAATAGATCAGAGGCAATTAGTATTTaattcagcagagctttactgctactgacgGCAAATGAGCACAATGGTCACAAATAGAATACATTCAGGACTGGCCCTGTCCataaagaaatccagttgcagcagacttaacttaagtttacaataacttataagaagactaaaaccttaacactatatacagaacaccacaccagaaggaaaaagaGGTAGAaaagagtgaaacccaggctcctcctggccttattattatagtcagaGGTAACAAAACCAGTTTAAGTCAGctttactcagcttctctgaaggaaaaacccaaacatcatgaaccttctgcttgcttctttcacacagagaagcttccagaacccacttggattaattagaataggaaagatctctacacatcagatcaatactttctgtaccaaaaaatgcaaactgacagtaaTATGCTGACATGGGTTTCACTCCTGTGAGCAAtcacactgcagcattctgcacaagTTGCACAAGGGGAGCCCCACCTTGCTGTAATCCAGGCCTGGATTCACTAATACCTGGATTACCATGGTCAAGCTGTCTCCGTCCAGGAATGTCCAGTGTTGCTGTACCAGCTTCATCTGGCGAAAGGCACTCCTTGCCACCGAGATTACCTGAGTCTCCAGTGATGAAGCTGGATCCAGAACTGCTTACCTGCTTCTTCAGAGGAAGTGCAGCCCTGTCGAGGGCAGACAATTGGCCGGCCCTGAGCTGCTTGTTTCTTCCACCAGTGTTGATGggatgatttttttttccttttcagtatCTCTAGATGAAACCTCCTCAAGCGCCTCTTGTTCCACTGAGCCTCAGAGCAAGAATGTGCCTGCTGTTCGGGAGAGCCATAGAGCAGCCTCACAGGTAGAATGGGGGCATTTGACTGGGGGCTTGTGGGCAGTGGGGCAAAGCAGACTGCATCAGGAAGGATAGCAATGCATATAAACCTTTTAAGtaaaagaagaagtaaaaacaAAAGAAGGGCTCAACAGAGCTCTGGTGGAGTAGAAGAAGAAACCTGCAGCTGCACAGGTTGACCCGCCGTGGCAGTTCTTCAGCAAAAGTCTCTCCTTCAGTGGCTGCTATCCCCGATGGCTGAgttctgcctccacaattggaggcagaGTGCTTCTGAGCACCAGTTGTTGGGATTCACAAGGAGGGAGAGTGCCCTTGCAAGATTGGGCAGGCAGACTAGAATTGCTGCATAGAAGGGCCACAAAAATCACCTACTCCAGGTAGGTACCtgttcagatttttgctgaaggaaTCCAATTATGTAGATTTGGCAATTCGTCCAAGTatatccctcccctcccaccGCTGACTGACTTGGCCGTAATATTTCAAAAAGGAGTGCCACTTGCCTCTTTAGGAATGAAACACAATAGGAAGTTCACAGTTTGTGTACGGTCTGCACTGTGACTTCTTCTTCAGAATGTTCATCTGTCTGCTTATGTGCTCGAGGACTAACCAATTAACCATGTAGGTGTGTCTTGGATTGAAGCAGAGTCACTGTGATTGGGGAATTCAACTTTGAGTTAGTTTACCCCGGTACACTACCTTAGGGCTTTAATATAAACCTGCCTTTCTAAATACATAAATTTGCCATTTGCCTTGTCCTCAGTGAATATTGCAGATATTTGTGCTATGAATATGCcttagaatcttaagagttgaaGGGAGACATTGCTGGCCACATGGACTGATCGTTTCCCGGCTCAGTGCAGGAACTCTGGAGCTAGAGAAGCCCCAAGAGGTGGGGACCTCCAGTAAGGAAAGGAGAGGTGTCATTGCCAAGCCTGTTGCTTTAGCCTAAATTGATGCTTCCTCACCAGCACTGTGTTTCTTTTGGTCTTTTCTGGAATACAGGCAagcaaacagaagaaaaagaCAGGAGTGATGCTTCCCCGTGTAGTTTTGACTCCTCTGAAAGTAAATGGTGCTCATATGGAAACTTCTTCAGGTGAgccaactccccaccccctttgacTTTGCACATCTACATGAGCCctccagtaaggtaaaggtaaaggtgcccctgcccgtacgggccagtcttgacagactctggggttgtgcgcccatctcactcaagaggccgggggccagcgctgtccggagacacttccgggtcacgtggccagcgtgacaaagctgcatctggcgagccagagccgcacacggaaacgccgtttaccttcccgccagtaagcggtccctatttatctacttgcacttggaggtgctttcgaactgctaggttggcaggcgctgggaccgagcagcgggagcgcaccccgccacggggattcgaactgccgacctttcgatcggcaagccctaggcgctgaggcttttacccacagcaccacccgtgtcccgtacTGCCCTCCAGTACCAAACCCCTATCTGGCACCTCTCACAAGAGCTTCCGAGTGCCATGCACAACAGAGATTCTTTGGCACTTTTTAGGTCTGCTAAGGGCTctttgcaggtggcgctgtgggtaaaacctcagtgcctaggacttgctgatcgcattgtcggcggttcgaatccccacggcggggtgagctcccgttgttcggtcccagctcctgcccacctagcagttcgaaagcacccttaagtgcaagtagataaataggtaccgctttctagcgggaaggtaaacggcgtttctgtgtgctgcgctggtgctggctcggcagagcagcttcgtcacgctggccacgtgacccagaagtgtcttctgacggtgccggctcacggcctcttgagcgagatgagcacacaaccctagagtcggacacgactggcccatacggtcaggggtacctttacctttagggctcTTTGCTACACATTGTACCTTGTTCCGAATACAGCTCACTGGGAAATTGGTTTAAAGTGTCTCCTAGGCTTTGAGTTCCATCCCTGACTTCATTTAACACTATTATTTTAACAGAAGAGAAGAAAGCAATACCTGCAGCAGCCACCACCCGGCCTCTGCAGTTGTAGATACTTGTAGGGGCTCAGCATGGGTGGCCTTTGTTCAGATCCTTGTTCGTGGAACattcttgggttgttgttttttagtagatcatttttattaaatttgcaagAATATCGAAATACAAAAAATCcacaaaaatgagatggcaaaaaAGTTGTTAGCAGATTAAAATCTTGTACCTTCATCCGCCTCATAGcattgttgcaaggataaattAGAGACATTTCTACTCtaaaataattatattttttatttattaaatttatatactacccttcatccaaggatcactggAGTGATTTGCAGTGTAAAAACCATCAATATTACCATCATCAAACCATCCTAATCATTTACGTGGTGCTTATATCTAGACactatataaaaagaaaagaatgagcaGCTCTCTCAGCAGGCTTAGAGGCTGAAGACAGACAGGAAGGGAAGTAATTGTTGCCAAGCATAATGACAGGAGCAAAGGGGGCTTTGAAACCAGAGGGGACTGGGTGGGGCTGCtcctttcctgttcagctgcctAGCCCTTTCTGTGCTTATTCTCACTTCCTGCCTCCACCGCCCCAAAAAACCAAGATAATGGGAGCTGGAATAAATTGTGCAAACTGAGTACTGTAATGTCAAGATTTGGATTTCTGTAGCGTGGCATTTGCTCACCTGACCATACCCTTATCTATCTGAGCCACAGCTACATACCTTGGTGGAGgttgtgtttaataataataaggtcCAGTGAGGAATGTGGGGAGTGTTTAACGTTGTCTCGTGGGGTGCTCCTTGCTCACTGGTTTCAGGGTTCACAGGGAGACAAGTTGGTggcgagagcagcagcagcagcagcggttccTCTGCCCTGAGTGGCAACACTGCTATACGCAGCAGGACAGAAATCAGCAGGGACCCTCCACAGCTGATCCGAGGATTCCGGAAACCCACAAGTGGTAGGTGCAGTCTGTTGTCTGTATCTAGATTTCTTGCTTCAAACAGAAGGAGTCCGGGGCTTTTATAGGCAAGTCCAGGCATTCAGGTCTGCCTTGGAAGGCCTGATTTTTGTACCATCACCTTAGACCAGCACCTTTATTTCTACAGGCTTTTAATGTGTAGTTTTGCTGGTACATTCAACTGATTTTTGGAATTTGCTGTCTTTAGATGGCAATGTGCTGAATTTATATTTTTGTGATTGATGATAAAGGTGGCTTTTGGTGTTCATTGCATTGCCCTGTGGGCAGAACAATATAGAGCACTGCATAATTTTAACCTTCCTCTATACTCCTGTGAGTAAACAAACTCCATACAAATCCTCAAGGAGCAGGAACGAAGAGAATCAGTTACTGTACTTGTGCAGGACTATATTTAAAGTTTCTGATAGAATCTTAAATGTTCTGACTGGGGATAAAATGATAGGCTGTTCACTTTTCTTTGTCCAGACAATTAAAATCATTCGTAAAGCATGCTTGTTTTGTGTCTCTTCTACCACCACCGCATGAGCTGATGGTGTTTTCCTgtggtggttttttaaatggCTGGGGGTGGATACTCCTGTTGGCTCCTGAAGTCTAGGGCTGGGGAGGTGTTCACTGCCCGAAGCAAGCAGCCCAGGGCCAGTTCTCTCTCCTTTGGGGGCCTGTCactttgcttgggggggggtagTTGCTACACTCATTCATCCACACATCTGTCCAGACATGCTCCAGCTGTTTTCCTCCTGGAGCAGAAAGCCTCAGTGGTTTCGAAGTGGCTCCATTGTGCTTGGCATTCAGGTGATGCCAAGGTCTTTTGAAAGACCTAATTGTTCAAGCTGCCTGTATCGGCCTCTGCTGCTTTCTGTGTTGATTTGTGGAAACCTGCCTGGAAGCGCCTTCTGTGTTTTGGAGGGCTACAGCTACCGGGTTGCGGGCAGGGCCTCTTGCGTGTAGACTGTGTAAATATTCCTGGTTTTATGAGACTCTTTGGAAACTGCAGGACAAATGAAGAGGAACCGAGGCGATGATATAGACTTTGAGACGCCTGGCTCCATTCTCGTCAACACAAACCTGCGAGCGCTGATAAATTCCAGGACCTTCAATGTTTTGCCCCTGCACTtccagcagcagctgcttctccttctccctgaaGTGGACAGGCAGGTACGGATCCCCACCAGCCACGTCTTGCCCCTCTGTTCTGCGACACTTGTGCACGCTTCTCATCTGCTGTGGCTTGTTTCCTTTTAGGCCGGGACGGATGGGCTGATGCGGCTTAGTGGGAGCGCTCTGAATAACGAGTTCTTCACCCACGCTGCccagagctggagagagagactGGCTGATGGTAGGTGCCTGGGGTGGAGTGGCTACTTTGGTAGAGGCGACTTAAGTACAGAATACACTTAAAGTCGAACTCCCCGGATCCTGCTTTGTGGTGGTGCAAGTCACTCTGCCCCTCTGGCCGCCTCTTTTGATTTATGAGGTGGCAGGAGCACAGGCTCCAAACAACCTTAACAGAAACATTGGCGGCTTTTTCCCAGTGTCAGCATCCATCTTCTTCGCTGACCTCCCACCTTGCAGACAGATTCAGTAAAATCTAATTCTGTCTGCTTTAGCAAGAAAGCCTGTTGGAGTGCAAGGCCTCAGGTTCCTCCTGCTCTGCTCAGTTGTGGAAGCTGacttggaaaaaaaaatctgtaggaAGCGTCTGGTGGATTATGAGGCATCGGTGGTGATACCTCTGTATTTTCAGGGCAGATCATCAATTTGGCTCTTAAGTATTTTGAATGATGTGCATGGCTCAGAAGTACAGgagtacctcagtttttgaatgtctcggaagtcaaacgtttcagttttcgaacactgaaaacccggaagtatccattttcgaacacgcctcggaagcCAAACGGCTTCTGCTGAAGTTCTCCCCCAATTTTCTCTATTGAATTTGCTGaccgccctttgcgcctcggattttcaaatgtttcggaagtcggaATGGTCTTCTGGAAATTACGTTCAGAAACCGGGGTACCGCTGTACTTTAACTTCCTAGGCCAGAAAGCCAGTCTAAAATCAGAGACTCGTGTAATTGTTTTTATGAATTTATTTTTAGCCAACTTGATCACTGTATACTTTTAGTGAAAAGGCAGGGTATATACGATCCTTTCAGCTGTGAGTCTGTATTAAAAGATTAAAGATCCTCATCTTGCTGAATCCCTGGAGGGAGAAATCACTAAAGAGGAAGGCAGCCAAAATACTTTTAGGTTTCCTTTCATCTCCCTTTCAAAGATAACAGCTTTTGGCACCAACTTGGATTCTAAGAAACCTGTGAGTGTCTGCCATGGAGCCACTTTGTTGCAAACGATTCTGGGCTTTGTTCTAACCTAGGGCACCTTCTTTGGCATTGACATTGTCCTCATGCAAACTAAGTAGGTGCTTCGGATCTTGCCCAGGCTGCCCTCTAGCTATACATTGCTGGAGACAATTAGTTGTGTGGTGAGCAAGCTGCGTTTGGGGGGAACCTTGTTCACCATACTTGTTTCCTCATTGAGGAACCCCTGAAACGCTGGGGAAAACTCCAAGGTTCCCCAGATCATGGCTCCCCTATTGCTCTGAAGCATTCAGTTGCATCCAACCGGGCTTATTCCCCTTGCTCTCCTTTTCTCATgcgccctctggagcagatcttgAAGGTGCATGAGGGACtgcaggggagaggaaaggggagaTCTCTTGCGAAAGCAGAATGGCAGCATTGTGCTTCCACCTTTAAGACAGTTAGTAGAACTCTGTCAGTTAAAGAAAAAGTTGTTCATATGTAATTAACGTAAGATTTCAAAGAACATGTAAAGCGTTCAGCAAAGTTTCCCCACGTTGAtcggttttttaaaatgattttgccCCAATTAATGCTGTCCCTTTGGCACCAAGGCAGTGTCCCTCTGAGATCATTACAGCTCACCTGACAAGAGCACAGAAGTATAGTCTCTTCTGCCCTGGACTTAACCCTGCCATGCACTTTCCTGATGCGACTTTTGTTGAGTTGGGATACTAGCACCTGCTGCTTCCAGCTTCTCATTGTTGGCTTTTTTGCAGGGGAGTTCACTCATGAAATGCAGGTTCGCATAAGACAAGaaatggagaaggaaaagaaaacagagcagTGGAAGGAGAGGTTTTTTGAGGACTACTATGGGCAAAAGTAAGTGGGTGTTTTTATTGAAtacctttaaaaagcaaaaccacaaGCTAACTTCACCTGTTTCTGTGCCATcacttgtggtggtggtgggggggtgtAGTGTTGCAAGGGGACCTGCAGAGGTTTGACTCTCTCAGTTCACCATCTCTACCTGTGGGAGGCCACAGTTCACCATCTCTACCTCCaacctttaatttttaaaatgaatttttacAGGTGATATCCAGCCAAGTCATACTTGGAATAGACTAATCTAATTTAATTGACCGAAGTTACTAATGCTGGCTATCACCCTAGGTCTTTTAATTTGCAAGGGCAATTAAAGTTCCGGCAAATGTATATGAAGGCAATGGGTTGACCTAGCAAGaatttgcactttttaaaaatgctgtagaAATTTAACGCAGAATTGCTTTATAATGTACAACAACCTAAGTTTATCCTGAGGTGCCCCAGTTGATCTTGGCTACTGGCTCAGGCAAGGTGTCGAAGTTCCAGTAGAATCAGCAGTAATACCATTAACTAATTTGGGGTTCCTTTCACTTCCTGCCTTGTGTCCCTGACCTACAGGCTGGGCTTGACTATTGAGGTGCCTCAGCAAGAAAAAGCAGCTCCAGTCAACAGAGAGACCAGGGCTGCCTCAGCCGCCCAAGAGGAACCTCCAAGGGTGCAGCGTGGCCCTGTCACCCGGCAGCGAGACGGACACTTGAAGAAGCGTGCCCTCCGGTGCAGAACCCGGgagagcctgagcaaacgctgcGAGGCAGAGCACGTGGAGGCGGCAGCCAAAGAGGCACCGTCCCCGGAGCCGAAGTCCCCCAGTCAGAGGGACGCCAAGCCGGAAGTGGACTTGTGCGAAAAGAGCCGGGTGTCTCCGAAACCGGAGATTTCACCTGAGGCCACCAGGATCCAGAGCAAGGTAGAAGATGTGATGCCGGCGGCCGCCGCGTTGGGCAGAATTCCCAGCCTGCCCCAGGAGCCCCAAGACCAGGAGTCCAAGGAGCAGAAGAGGAAGTGCTTTGAGCAGgctgcctctgcctccttcccCGAGAAGAAGCCCCGGCTTGAAGATCGTCAGTCCTTTCGTAACACAATTGAAAGTGTTCACCCAGAAAAGCCACAGCCCACCAAAGAGGAACCCAAAGTCCCACCCATCCGGGTAGGTAACAGCCTCATACCAGGTCGTACAGGCCTTTGGGGACCAGGGCTAGAGCGGCCTGGAGCAGCCTGTGTTCGATACGtctccctccttttctctctccctctgggcATGGGTGgggaaggcaggcaagcaagcaggtggATGATCTTGGAAACGCCTTCCCTCCCTCAGAAAGAAAGcttattctctcttctgtttgCTCGTCTGTAAATGGAGGGGTTCCTCTTGTAGTTACTTCCAAGAAAGCCTTTTGCTTGGTTCAGTATAGCTTAAATGCACCCACGCCATTAACAGCTGTGGGCACTGTCCCCCCTCTTAACTTGGTCCTGCTTGGACAACTTTGGAGAGCCTCTCCCATACCCTCCGCCCCAGTCCCATTTGGGTCAGTTCCTAGAGCTTCACTCTTAGCAGAGCTTCAGCTTGCACCTTCTGGGTGAGAAAAGGTCTGAGTTGGAAGGTTTTTCCTGGGCATACAGATTTTTTATAGAAGTGTTTTATTTGCTGCCTGCCCAGAGCTCAAGGTTCCTGCAAAAACAATGAAAAGCATGAAAAGACAGTACAACAAAAACCCAACTAGCTTATCAGATACTCCTCCTTCCTAGGGCTCTGGTAATGAATGCCTTTACCTGACTGCATTCCCAGAAATCTTTTCAGAATAACAGTTGAAATGATGTGCTTGCAAGTTTTCTGGAGCCCCATTGAGGGTTACTGTGCAGTAATTCTAAAGCACACATAGCCAAGCACCAGCGCATTGTGTAAAACTGTTGTTGTTCTTGTCTGCTTGCTTTACAGATTCAACTTTCCCGCATCAAACCCCCCTGGGTGGTTAAAGGTCAGCCAGCCTACCAGATATGTCCTAGGATTATCCCCAATACAGAACCCTCCAGCCAGGGCAGAAACGGGGACTCAGCCTCTGCTGACTTTAAGGCCTGTGCTGTGCAAGGCAGGATCCAGCGAGAGGCTGCTTCTCCTGCCACCGCCattggaggtgggggtgggcCGGGAGGAGGTCGAAGGAACACGGATGaaggcggtggtggtggtggcggcggcggcagcagcggctgcaGGATCCGGCAGCCCGGTCACCGCCCCAAATACTGGCGATCGAAGAGAACTCGTGGGAAGTGCAGGTCAGATTTACAGCGAGCACAGCTACTGTCGTTTTCACACCTAGAAGAGGAGACCGGCTTTGAGCTGGCCAAAGCGGACTCTTGCGTGCAAAAGGCCTCTTCCCCGCAGGCTGAGGGAGATTTTGCGTTTGGGCAGGCCTCCAGCCTGACTTCACTTCGGTCTGAAGGTGCTACCCAGCTTGCAGAAGCTTCCGGGGGCAGCTGCTCGGGAGGCGCTGTGGCCGAGCCGTCCCTTGGTCACCTAGCCACGGAGACGCCAGTGGGcagctctgggcagctcccaagtgATATAAGTAGTGAAGCGTCTCCAGGCGCTGCTTCCCAAGAGGGACGTGGTAGGAAGGAGGGAAGTGAATTTTCTCCAAGCAGCAAACAAAGCCGTTCTCCAGTGGCTCTCTTCAAAGGTGCAAGTAGAACGGAAGGGCATGAGTATGGCCACTGTTCCCCTCCGAATTGTGCCTCTATTCTGAAAGAAACCACCTCTGGTACTTCTAGCCGTACCATTGGTCTGGAGAGCAAACTAGAAAAGGGGCCAGAAATGACATCTGGCCCAAACGTAGAGGAGCATATCCCCAATCCAGAGACCTCCAGCATTGTCGGGACAGAGGAACTCTCCTCACAGTTCCACATGTCCCCAAGCCAGCTGGCCCCACAGCGGCACGAAAGAGAAACGCCAGGCGGGCTACACAACACCAGCAAGGATGAAGTTTCTCTGTCAAAGCCATTGCTGCTGTCTGAAGGCCTTCCCCCGTGGGAGGTGTTGCTGAGGACAGGAGTGGAGACAGACGGACAGCAGGCGAAGGCCAAGCCAAGCACCAGCCCCTCCAGTGACGAGGAAACCAGGAGCATTCTGAGCGAGACAACGGAGACGGCATCCGACTTGGAAGCTGAGCTGACGGATGAGAGTGCAGAGTTGGGGCAGGACTACAGCAAAGCTACCGAGAAAGGAGCTGATCCTGACAGGGGCCACCAGGAGGAATGTaacaggatcaaattagaaagtTTGGTTAGAACTGACACTTCCTTGTGCAGGGAGGGCTTGCTGTTAGAAGCAGGGGCCACCAACACCTGTCAACCGCAGGCATCTCGTCTGCAGGAAACTTGTGAATCTTCCCTCCATGTTGATGCAGAAGGCCAGGAAAGACCTCTGGTGGCGGAGACCCCCAAGCCTCTGTCTATAGAAGCAAGCAACCCTCTGGTGGTTCAGTTGCTCAAGGGAAGACTGCCTCTCAAAGCAGTTCTTCCAGGGGCCCATAGCAGCCCTAACATAGTAGCTGCAGCCTCCTCTCTGAACAAAGTTTGTTCTTTCCCAATGGAGAGCAAGTGCAAGAGTTCCCTTTCCCAAAAGCCCTCTAGGGGTGAGGGGTTGGACACAAGTGGTGAAGTTGGCAATGGATACTGTGCACCAAGGTTTCTGAGGGACTTCCC
The Podarcis raffonei isolate rPodRaf1 chromosome 6, rPodRaf1.pri, whole genome shotgun sequence DNA segment above includes these coding regions:
- the ASXL1 gene encoding polycomb group protein ASXL1 isoform X3; amino-acid sequence: MESLHVYRSGTSPLACLNAMLHSNSRSCEGLFYKLPGRISLFTLKKDAVQWSRNLSAPEGEELDDAADAESSGSNEASTVSGDNDISLDETSSSASCSTEPQSKNVPAVRESHRAASQASKQKKKTGVMLPRVVLTPLKVNGAHMETSSGFTGRQVGGESSSSSSGSSALSGNTAIRSRTEISRDPPQLIRGFRKPTSGQMKRNRGDDIDFETPGSILVNTNLRALINSRTFNVLPLHFQQQLLLLLPEVDRQAGTDGLMRLSGSALNNEFFTHAAQSWRERLADGEFTHEMQVRIRQEMEKEKKTEQWKERFFEDYYGQKLGLTIEVPQQEKAAPVNRETRAASAAQEEPPRVQRGPVTRQRDGHLKKRALRCRTRESLSKRCEAEHVEAAAKEAPSPEPKSPSQRDAKPEVDLCEKSRVSPKPEISPEATRIQSKVEDVMPAAAALGRIPSLPQEPQDQESKEQKRKCFEQAASASFPEKKPRLEDRQSFRNTIESVHPEKPQPTKEEPKVPPIRIQLSRIKPPWVVKGQPAYQICPRIIPNTEPSSQGRNGDSASADFKACAVQGRIQREAASPATAIGGGGGPGGGRRNTDEGGGGGGGGGSSGCRIRQPGHRPKYWRSKRTRGKCRSDLQRAQLLSFSHLEEETGFELAKADSCVQKASSPQAEGDFAFGQASSLTSLRSEGATQLAEASGGSCSGGAVAEPSLGHLATETPVGSSGQLPSDISSEASPGAASQEGRGRKEGSEFSPSSKQSRSPVALFKGASRTEGHEYGHCSPPNCASILKETTSGTSSRTIGLESKLEKGPEMTSGPNVEEHIPNPETSSIVGTEELSSQFHMSPSQLAPQRHERETPGGLHNTSKDEVSLSKPLLLSEGLPPWEVLLRTGVETDGQQAKAKPSTSPSSDEETRSILSETTETASDLEAELTDESAELGQDYSKATEKGADPDRGHQEECNRIKLESLVRTDTSLCREGLLLEAGATNTCQPQASRLQETCESSLHVDAEGQERPLVAETPKPLSIEASNPLVVQLLKGRLPLKAVLPGAHSSPNIVAAASSLNKVCSFPMESKCKSSLSQKPSRGEGLDTSGEVGNGYCAPRFLRDFPKRQCTSGPTPLPVERVEKEPEKSSDSPDRAVGTSQKPDKLGLGGATFSSCTYNNRKDPSAAVPAESLAPGSPEEKLKATGTTSLGPDQARGGALGKKVFGSGFPCSAAARAQHPRVLEPSPILGMLSHSKLLPPPKSAAPGHGVQVTREDWPPKQRAHVGGGGGRGVENKKVLPCSGPAKRNVEKRKEAPPSPVELMEHLQSSPLVGNLPFFKWPRELGKGLAQPLEPSSIPSQLNIKQAFYGKLSKLQLNSAGFNYASSVPGFPRSLAGSMMQLSHKANFAASRGMSLSAQMFADSGSMEEISLKCSCSLKAMIMCKGCGAFCHDDCIGPSKLCVLCLVVR